A genomic stretch from Aedes albopictus strain Foshan chromosome 2, AalbF5, whole genome shotgun sequence includes:
- the LOC115265858 gene encoding dynein axonemal assembly factor 6, with protein MLGTESLKQLQKLFKSANGESDSEDDDAGIVGGAQQLGPGDIGSSSKPKLKKKLAENPEEHVKTSSYAPLEKQETTDPKTIEEWEKQLEAESENLLESRSAPEYKISYKQTVGTEDLFLQMSGKTPSTASCENMIVEVFLSGEIGVGIHHIDLTVQAQRVLVKSPKYYLDLQLPHKVDPDKGNAAWLSEEKILKLTLKMDREYDFVNF; from the exons ATGTTGGGTACCGAGAGTTTGAAGCAGCTCCAAAAGTTGTTCAAATCTGCTAATGGAGAAAGCGATTCGGAGGATGATGATGCCGGCATTGTTGGCGGAGCTCAGCAGTTAG GTCCTGGAGATATTGGATCATCCTCCAAACCGAAGCTGAAAAAGAAACTGGCCGAAAATCCCGAAGAACATGTGAAAACCAGTTCTTACGCTCCATTGGAGAAACAGGAAACAACAGATCCCAAGACAATCGAAGAGTGGGAGAAACAACTGGAAGCAGAGAGTGAAAATCTTCTGGAGTCCCGTTCGGCGCCAGAGTACAAAATATCCTACAAGCAAACCGTGGGAACGGAGGATCTCTTTCTGCAGATGAGTGGGAAAACCCCCAGTACGGCCAGCTGTGAGAATATGATTGTCGAGGTTTTCCTATCGGGCGAGATCGGGGTTGGAATTCATCACATCGATCTGACCGTCCAAGCACAACGAGTGCTAGTCAAGTCCCCAAAGTACTATCTGGATCTTCAGCTGCCGCACAAAGTGGACCCCGACAAGGGTAACGCCGCGTGGCTGTCGGAGGAAAAAATTCTCAAGCTGACATTGAAGATGGACCGAGAGTATGACTTTGTAAACTTTTGA